The following are encoded together in the Enterobacteriaceae endosymbiont of Plateumaris braccata genome:
- the ybeY gene encoding rRNA maturation RNase YbeY: MKKIILNYNNYCKNKNNLPSKNNLYNWLYIIFNNYKKKFVINVSFVEKTIIKKLNIKFLNINKTTNVLCFPYEDYLFKKFFLGDIILCKDIIEYEAYIYNKKIEEYWAHMIIHSSLHLLKFDHFNKNKKKIMQLEEIKLLTILGYSNPYK, from the coding sequence ATGAAAAAAATTATATTAAATTATAATAATTATTGTAAAAATAAAAATAATTTACCTTCAAAGAATAATTTATATAATTGGTTGTATATTATTTTTAATAATTATAAAAAAAAATTTGTAATAAATGTTAGTTTTGTAGAAAAGACAATAATTAAAAAACTTAATATTAAATTTTTAAATATTAATAAAACAACTAATGTTTTATGTTTTCCTTATGAAGATTACTTATTTAAAAAATTTTTCTTAGGAGATATTATTTTATGTAAAGATATTATTGAATATGAAGCTTATATATATAATAAAAAAATAGAAGAATATTGGGCACATATGATTATACATTCCAGTTTACATTTATTAAAATTTGATCATTTTAACAAAAATAAAAAAAAAATAATGCAATTAGAAGAAATTAAGTTACTTACTATTCTTGGATATTCTAATCCTTATAAATAA
- the pgi gene encoding glucose-6-phosphate isomerase, with the protein MKNINPTKTISWKILAEHFQEMKKITLTDLFKKDKKRFSKFSINFENEILFDFSKNIINEETIKNLINLAKETDYNNAINSMFYGEDINITEKKPVLHIALRNQYSTSTFLNNENIYNNIIINLKKIKQISDDIISGKWKGYQNHTIKNIINIGIGGSNLGPLMVTEALKSYKNHLKLYFISNIDSNQLLDVLKKIKPENSLFIISSKTFTTQETISNAKSVKEWFIENTFNINFNDNVAKHFIAVTANINYAQKFGINKDNILPLYDWIGGRFSLWSSIGLPISLSLGFNNFQKLLKGAEKMDNHFFYNPIRYNMPIIMSLISIWYNNFWKSETEAVILYDYYMRYFPKYLQQLNMESNGKSIDRNGKIISYQTSPIIWGDIGTNSQHSFFQMLHQGTKFIPCDFIAPILTHNYLNNYHNKLISNYIAQTQALAFGNKNDISINIENNIYKLCSGNHPSNSIFLREITPHNLGSLIALYEHKIFMQGVILNIFSFDQWGVELGKKMANLLISDLDNIKKTTNYDSSTNGLINFYKSFNKLN; encoded by the coding sequence ATGAAAAACATAAATCCTACTAAAACAATTTCTTGGAAAATATTAGCAGAACACTTTCAAGAAATGAAAAAAATAACACTTACTGATTTATTTAAAAAAGATAAAAAAAGATTCTCTAAATTTTCTATCAATTTTGAAAACGAAATTCTTTTTGATTTTTCAAAGAATATAATTAATGAAGAAACAATTAAAAATTTAATTAATTTAGCTAAAGAAACTGATTATAATAATGCTATTAATTCTATGTTCTATGGTGAAGATATTAATATAACAGAAAAAAAACCAGTTTTACATATTGCATTACGTAATCAATATAGCACAAGTACTTTTTTAAATAATGAAAATATATATAACAATATAATTATTAATTTAAAAAAAATCAAACAGATTTCTGATGATATAATTTCAGGAAAATGGAAAGGATATCAAAATCATACAATAAAAAATATTATAAATATAGGTATTGGAGGATCTAATTTAGGTCCATTAATGGTAACAGAAGCACTAAAATCTTATAAAAATCATTTAAAATTATATTTTATATCAAATATTGACAGTAATCAATTACTAGATGTTTTAAAAAAAATTAAACCAGAAAATAGTTTATTTATTATTTCTTCTAAAACTTTTACTACTCAAGAAACTATTTCTAATGCAAAAAGTGTAAAAGAATGGTTTATAGAAAATACTTTTAATATAAATTTTAATGATAATGTAGCAAAACATTTTATTGCTGTAACAGCTAATATTAATTATGCACAAAAATTTGGAATAAATAAGGATAATATATTACCATTATATGATTGGATAGGTGGTCGTTTTTCTTTATGGTCGTCTATAGGTTTGCCAATATCATTATCTCTTGGTTTTAATAATTTTCAAAAGTTATTAAAAGGTGCAGAGAAAATGGATAATCATTTTTTTTATAACCCTATTAGATATAATATGCCTATTATCATGTCTTTAATAAGTATTTGGTATAATAATTTTTGGAAATCAGAAACAGAAGCAGTAATACTTTATGATTATTATATGAGGTATTTTCCAAAATATTTACAACAATTAAATATGGAATCTAATGGTAAATCTATAGATAGAAATGGTAAAATAATAAGTTATCAAACTAGTCCAATTATATGGGGTGATATAGGTACTAATAGTCAACATTCATTTTTTCAAATGTTACATCAAGGTACAAAATTTATTCCATGTGATTTTATAGCACCAATACTTACTCATAATTATTTAAATAATTATCATAACAAATTAATATCTAATTATATAGCACAAACACAAGCATTAGCTTTTGGTAATAAAAATGATATTAGTATAAATATAGAAAATAATATATATAAATTATGTTCAGGTAATCATCCTAGCAATTCAATTTTTTTAAGAGAAATAACACCACATAATTTAGGATCATTAATTGCTTTATATGAACATAAAATTTTTATGCAAGGAGTAATTTTAAATATTTTTTCTTTTGATCAATGGGGAGTTGAATTAGGAAAAAAAATGGCTAATTTATTAATATCAGATTTAGATAATATTAAAAAAACAACTAATTATGATAGTTCAACTAATGGATTAATAAATTTTTATAAATCATTTAATAAATTAAATTAA
- a CDS encoding alpha/beta fold hydrolase, which translates to MILNYSIIPINNFNPKIHRTIITIHGLFGNICSLHYIAKILNKKLKYKIIEIDVRNHGLSPTNNSMDYIMMAQDILDTLKYIGIKKNIIIIGHSMGGKIAMIMTKLIPNYIKKIIILDIAPVHYYFNNKNIFFILNKINKLKIFTKIKAFEIMSFYIKKKHIIKFLLNSFSNGEWKFNLPILSNEYNTILKWETIPSWLGESLFLKGEKSLYINHIYYEKLFNQFPLAKIYNISAGHFLHIEKTNIVINKIFNFCLK; encoded by the coding sequence ATGATTCTAAATTACTCCATTATTCCTATAAATAATTTTAATCCCAAAATACATAGAACTATTATTACAATTCACGGATTATTTGGTAATATATGTAGTCTACATTATATTGCTAAAATTTTAAATAAAAAATTAAAATACAAAATTATTGAGATTGATGTAAGAAATCATGGTTTATCTCCTACTAATAATAGTATGGATTATATAATGATGGCTCAAGATATTTTAGATACACTTAAATATATTGGTATTAAAAAAAATATTATTATTATAGGACATTCTATGGGTGGTAAAATTGCTATGATTATGACTAAATTAATTCCTAATTACATAAAAAAAATTATTATTCTTGATATAGCTCCTGTTCATTATTATTTTAATAATAAAAATATTTTTTTTATATTAAATAAAATTAATAAATTAAAAATATTTACTAAAATAAAAGCTTTTGAAATAATGAGTTTTTATATAAAAAAAAAACATATAATTAAATTTCTTTTAAATTCTTTTTCTAATGGTGAATGGAAATTTAATTTACCTATATTAAGTAATGAATATAATACAATATTAAAATGGGAAACAATACCTTCATGGTTAGGAGAATCATTATTTTTAAAAGGAGAAAAATCACTTTATATTAATCATATATATTATGAAAAATTATTTAATCAATTTCCATTAGCTAAAATATATAATATTTCTGCTGGTCATTTTTTACATATTGAAAAAACTAATATAGTCATAAATAAAATATTTAATTTTTGTTTGAAATAA
- the glnS gene encoding glutamine--tRNA ligase, translated as MYKKNNTYKNNFIYQIINNDLKNKKYGMIYTRFPPEPNGYLHIGHIKSICLNFTIAKDFNGKCNLRIDDTNPVKENIKYIESIKKDLIWLNFQWSNNIKYSSDYFDQLYKYAIELINKGLAYVDELTSEEIRDYRGTLLIPGKNSPYRNRSIKENLKLFNKMKLGKFPEGSASLRAKINMQSKTIILRDPVLYRIKFIQHHQTGDKWCIYPMYDFAHCIADALEEITHSLCTLEFQDNRLLYDWIINHISINHHPKQYEFSRLNIEYSILSKRKMNLLINNKIINNWNDPRMLTISGLRKRGYTASSLKEFCYRIGVTKQNNMIEMASLESCIRDELNKNAHRIMAILKPLKIIITNFPMTKEKIQIIAPNHPNNRIMGFRDIFFTKEIYINKSDFIEKDTENNKKLTLKKEIRLRYSFVIKANKILKNNKGKIICVYCTYDSNTLGKKLNKDRNVKGVIHWLSISHSIPAIFRIYNNLFTKKNIDNININNIFNFINKKSLLIYNGFIEKNILKKKQNKSFQFEREGYFCLDTKDSNEKMLIFNQITSLKNKFKI; from the coding sequence ATGTATAAAAAAAATAATACTTATAAAAATAATTTTATTTATCAAATTATCAATAATGATTTAAAAAATAAAAAATACGGTATGATATATACAAGATTTCCTCCGGAACCTAATGGTTATTTACACATTGGACATATTAAATCGATATGTTTAAATTTTACAATAGCAAAAGATTTTAATGGTAAATGTAATTTAAGAATTGATGATACTAACCCTGTTAAAGAAAATATTAAATATATAGAATCTATAAAAAAAGATTTAATTTGGTTAAATTTTCAATGGTCAAATAATATTAAATATTCATCAGACTATTTCGATCAATTATATAAATATGCTATAGAATTAATTAATAAAGGATTGGCATATGTTGATGAATTAACATCAGAAGAAATACGTGATTATAGAGGAACTTTATTAATCCCTGGCAAAAATAGTCCATATCGAAATAGAAGTATAAAAGAAAATTTAAAATTATTCAATAAAATGAAATTAGGTAAATTTCCAGAAGGTAGTGCATCTTTAAGAGCAAAAATAAATATGCAATCTAAAACTATTATTTTGCGAGATCCTGTTTTATATCGAATTAAATTTATTCAACACCATCAAACAGGAGATAAATGGTGTATATATCCTATGTATGATTTTGCTCATTGTATTGCAGATGCTCTTGAGGAAATTACACATTCATTATGTACATTAGAGTTTCAAGATAATAGATTATTATATGATTGGATTATTAATCATATAAGTATAAATCATCATCCTAAACAGTATGAATTTTCTAGGTTAAATATAGAGTATTCTATACTCTCAAAAAGAAAAATGAATTTATTAATAAATAATAAAATTATAAATAACTGGAATGATCCTAGAATGTTAACTATTTCAGGATTGCGAAAAAGAGGTTATACTGCATCATCTTTAAAAGAATTTTGTTATCGTATTGGTGTTACAAAACAAAATAATATGATAGAGATGGCATCTCTTGAATCTTGTATTAGAGATGAATTAAATAAAAATGCTCATAGAATTATGGCTATATTAAAACCTTTAAAAATAATTATTACAAATTTTCCTATGACAAAAGAAAAAATTCAAATTATTGCTCCTAATCATCCTAATAATAGGATTATGGGTTTTAGAGATATTTTTTTTACTAAAGAAATATATATAAATAAATCAGATTTTATTGAAAAAGATACAGAAAATAATAAAAAATTGACCTTAAAAAAAGAAATACGATTAAGATATTCTTTTGTAATAAAAGCTAATAAAATTTTAAAAAATAATAAAGGAAAAATTATTTGTGTATATTGTACTTATGATTCTAATACATTAGGTAAAAAATTAAACAAAGATCGAAATGTAAAAGGAGTTATTCATTGGTTATCAATTTCTCATTCTATTCCAGCTATCTTTCGAATATATAATAATTTATTTACAAAAAAAAATATTGATAATATTAATATTAATAATATTTTTAATTTTATAAATAAAAAATCATTATTAATATATAATGGTTTTATTGAAAAAAATATTTTAAAAAAAAAACAAAATAAATCATTTCAATTTGAAAGAGAAGGTTATTTCTGCTTAGACACAAAAGATTCTAATGAAAAAATGTTAATTTTTAATCAAATAACATCATTAAAAAATAAATTTAAAATATAA
- the miaB gene encoding tRNA (N6-isopentenyl adenosine(37)-C2)-methylthiotransferase MiaB, with amino-acid sequence MLNNKLYIKTWGCQMNEYDSSKIADLMVKELNCKLTQTINNANIIILNTCSIREKAQEKLFHQLGRWKNLKKINPNIIIGVGGCVAVQEGKKILNRANHVDIIFGPQTLHRIPMMVKKIRIFKKYLIDISFPKIEKFNYFPLPKKKNISEFISIIEGCNKYCTYCIVPHTRGKEVSRPYQDIIKEIKILSKQGVKEIHLLGQNVNAYKYTDLENNVCNFSELLRKVSKIKDIKRIRFTTSHPQNFSDELIQTYYKIPQLVSFVHLPVQSGSNKILSLMKRRYNIIEYKNIIKKLRVVRPNIQISSDFIVGFPGETQNDFYQTISLILDINFDMSFSFIYSPRPGTPASKLTDNISEYEKKQRLYILQYYIKKQIKKNSKKMLNTIQTILVEGISPQNEQFFFGRTENNRVVFFLNKYNFIGKLVNVKITAFYLYSLHGKFISLNDN; translated from the coding sequence ATGTTAAACAATAAATTATATATTAAAACTTGGGGCTGTCAAATGAATGAATATGATTCATCTAAGATAGCTGATTTGATGGTAAAAGAATTAAATTGTAAACTTACTCAAACTATAAATAATGCTAATATAATTATATTAAATACATGCTCTATTAGAGAAAAAGCACAAGAAAAATTATTTCATCAATTAGGAAGATGGAAAAATTTAAAAAAAATAAATCCTAACATTATTATTGGTGTTGGAGGATGTGTTGCTGTACAAGAAGGTAAAAAAATACTAAATAGAGCTAATCATGTAGATATTATTTTTGGTCCACAAACTTTACATAGAATTCCTATGATGGTTAAAAAAATTCGTATATTTAAAAAATATTTAATTGATATTAGTTTTCCAAAAATAGAAAAATTTAATTATTTTCCATTACCAAAAAAAAAGAATATTAGTGAATTTATTTCTATAATAGAAGGTTGCAATAAATATTGCACGTATTGTATTGTACCACATACAAGAGGAAAAGAAGTTAGTAGACCTTATCAAGATATTATTAAAGAAATAAAAATTTTATCTAAACAAGGAGTTAAAGAAATTCATTTATTAGGACAAAATGTTAATGCTTATAAATATACAGATTTAGAAAATAATGTATGTAATTTTTCCGAATTATTAAGAAAAGTTTCTAAAATTAAAGATATTAAGAGAATTAGATTTACTACCAGTCATCCACAAAATTTTTCTGATGAATTAATTCAAACATATTATAAAATACCTCAATTAGTTAGTTTTGTTCATTTACCTGTACAAAGTGGTTCTAATAAAATTTTATCATTAATGAAAAGAAGATATAATATTATTGAATATAAAAATATTATAAAAAAATTAAGAGTTGTTAGACCTAATATACAAATTAGTTCAGATTTTATTGTAGGTTTTCCTGGAGAAACACAAAATGATTTTTATCAAACTATTTCATTAATATTAGATATTAATTTTGATATGAGTTTTAGTTTTATATATTCTCCTAGACCAGGGACTCCAGCAAGTAAATTAACTGATAACATTAGTGAATATGAAAAAAAACAGAGATTATATATCTTACAATATTATATCAAAAAACAAATAAAAAAAAATAGTAAAAAAATGTTAAATACTATACAAACTATTTTAGTTGAAGGAATATCACCTCAAAATGAACAATTTTTTTTCGGTAGAACAGAAAATAATCGAGTTGTTTTTTTTCTAAATAAATATAATTTTATTGGAAAATTAGTTAATGTAAAAATTACTGCTTTTTATTTATATTCATTACATGGTAAATTTATTTCTTTAAATGACAATTAA
- the leuS gene encoding leucine--tRNA ligase, protein MKKEYLPEEIELYVQKIWDINKTFKATEDKHKKKFYCLSMLPYPSGKLHMGHVRNYTIGDVIARYQRMLGKNVLHPIGWDAFGLPAETAAMNNNIRPDVWTNNNINYMKKQLKLLGFSFDWDREITTCHSDYYRWEQWFFLKLYNHGLVYKKISPVNWCPIDQTVLANEQVHNNRCWRCNSKVIKKSISQWFLKITNYAEELLNSLKKLHGWPQKVKTMQINWIGKIEGLEVNFNIFNSNDKIQVFIKNIYFYINICFIKILFNHSLFSKISYVNTKINNFIKLCNLSLQINSIEEKSINSELFAIDSVTKKKIPILIVNKISNHYDIQASIGMPTHNKPDLILAKKYNIPIIINKNINLTINNFNYNKNNIQLLIQYLIKHNIIKKKNYYRLKDWSISRQRLWGTPIPVIILNNKKILPLTEKDLPISFPSRIFSNNTQQNYNKKINDNLNWFKYNLNGKKGIREINTFDTFIESSWYYARYTCPKNNKEMLNKSSVKYWLPVDQYIGGIEHATMHLIYFRFFHKLMRDFNLLENDEPVKNLLCQGMVLADSFYYIDQNNKYHWISPDKVIIKKRDKNNNIIDVEDNTGKKLIYNGMIKMSKSKNNGIDPKNIIKKYGADVLRIFIMFAAPPSISLKWKESGIKGMSRFLKKIWKFIFQHNKFNCNIENINKKVFYSKINLKQKLLQEYINKIIIKVSNDIEKKQIFNTAISSIMLLVNKIIKYKISSLEDHIIIHDALMVIIKMLYPFTPHFSFVLWKYIGNNNDIDHETWPTVINTQLDMKNSFNIVVQLNGKKKYIINIPYSYKNSKDNIKKYIFNHDKISKFILNYNVIKTIYIPNKIFNIVTKK, encoded by the coding sequence ATGAAAAAAGAATATTTACCTGAAGAAATAGAATTGTATGTACAAAAAATATGGGATATAAATAAAACATTTAAGGCTACTGAAGATAAACATAAAAAAAAATTTTATTGTCTTTCTATGTTACCTTATCCTTCAGGAAAATTACATATGGGACATGTACGTAATTATACGATTGGAGATGTGATTGCTAGATATCAACGTATGTTAGGTAAAAATGTTTTACATCCTATAGGTTGGGATGCTTTTGGTTTGCCTGCAGAAACAGCAGCTATGAATAATAATATTAGACCAGACGTATGGACTAATAATAATATTAACTATATGAAAAAACAACTAAAATTATTAGGTTTTAGTTTTGATTGGGATAGAGAAATAACAACTTGTCATTCTGATTATTATCGTTGGGAACAATGGTTTTTTTTAAAATTATATAATCATGGATTAGTTTATAAAAAAATTTCACCTGTAAATTGGTGTCCAATAGATCAAACTGTATTAGCTAATGAACAAGTACATAATAATCGTTGTTGGAGATGTAATAGTAAAGTTATAAAAAAATCTATTTCTCAATGGTTTCTTAAAATTACTAATTATGCTGAAGAATTGTTAAATTCATTAAAAAAATTACATGGTTGGCCACAAAAAGTTAAAACTATGCAAATTAATTGGATAGGTAAAATAGAAGGATTAGAAGTAAATTTTAATATTTTTAATAGTAATGATAAAATTCAAGTTTTTATAAAAAATATTTATTTTTATATAAATATTTGTTTTATAAAAATATTATTTAATCATTCTTTATTTTCAAAAATTTCTTATGTAAATACTAAAATTAATAATTTTATAAAATTATGTAATTTGTCATTACAAATTAATTCTATTGAAGAAAAATCTATTAACAGTGAATTATTTGCTATTGATTCAGTGACAAAAAAAAAAATACCAATATTAATTGTTAATAAAATTTCTAATCATTATGATATTCAAGCTAGTATTGGAATGCCTACACATAATAAACCAGATCTAATATTAGCTAAAAAATATAATATACCTATTATTATAAATAAAAATATAAATTTAACAATTAATAATTTTAATTATAATAAAAATAATATTCAATTATTAATACAATATTTAATTAAACATAATATAATAAAAAAAAAAAATTATTATCGCTTAAAAGATTGGAGTATTTCAAGACAACGTTTATGGGGTACACCTATACCTGTTATTATATTAAATAATAAAAAAATTCTTCCTTTAACAGAAAAAGATTTACCAATATCATTTCCTAGTAGAATATTTAGTAATAATACACAACAAAATTATAATAAAAAAATTAATGATAATTTAAATTGGTTTAAATACAATTTAAATGGCAAAAAAGGAATTAGAGAAATAAATACTTTTGACACTTTTATAGAATCTTCTTGGTATTATGCAAGATATACCTGTCCTAAAAATAATAAAGAAATGTTAAATAAATCTTCAGTAAAATACTGGCTACCAGTTGATCAATATATAGGTGGTATAGAACATGCTACTATGCATTTAATATATTTTAGATTTTTTCATAAATTAATGAGAGATTTTAATTTATTAGAAAATGATGAACCTGTAAAAAATTTATTATGTCAAGGTATGGTATTAGCTGATTCATTTTATTATATAGATCAAAATAATAAATATCATTGGATATCACCTGATAAAGTTATTATAAAAAAAAGAGATAAAAATAATAATATCATTGATGTTGAGGATAATACAGGTAAAAAACTAATATACAATGGTATGATTAAAATGTCTAAATCTAAAAATAATGGTATAGATCCAAAAAATATCATAAAAAAATATGGTGCTGATGTTTTACGTATTTTTATAATGTTTGCTGCTCCTCCTAGTATATCTTTAAAATGGAAAGAATCAGGAATTAAAGGAATGTCTAGATTTTTAAAAAAAATATGGAAATTTATATTTCAACATAATAAATTTAATTGTAATATAGAAAATATAAATAAAAAAGTTTTTTATTCAAAAATAAATTTAAAACAAAAATTGTTACAAGAATATATAAATAAAATAATAATTAAAGTTTCAAATGATATCGAAAAAAAACAAATTTTTAATACAGCAATCTCATCAATAATGTTATTAGTTAATAAAATAATAAAATATAAAATTTCTTCTTTAGAAGATCATATTATTATTCATGATGCATTAATGGTTATAATTAAAATGTTATATCCATTTACACCACATTTTTCTTTTGTATTATGGAAATATATTGGAAATAATAATGATATCGATCACGAAACATGGCCTACAGTTATTAATACTCAACTTGATATGAAAAATTCATTTAATATTGTTGTACAACTTAATGGAAAAAAAAAATATATAATAAATATACCCTATAGTTATAAAAATTCTAAAGATAATATCAAAAAATATATATTTAATCATGATAAAATATCAAAATTTATACTAAATTATAATGTAATTAAAACAATTTATATACCAAATAAAATATTTAATATTGTTACAAAAAAATAA
- the fldA gene encoding flavodoxin FldA produces the protein MSKIGIFFGSDTGHTENVALKIQKELVNFNTKIFDISKSSKKDIENFPILLFGISTWYYGEAQCDWDDFFPTLRTINFQNKIVALFGCGDQEDYGDYFCDAISLIYKIIKKNKAKIIGYWPTLGYYFENTKSLKNKDFFLGLTIDEDRQSHLTSLRIKQWTKQISKKF, from the coding sequence ATGTCTAAAATAGGTATTTTTTTTGGTAGTGATACAGGTCATACAGAAAACGTTGCATTAAAAATTCAAAAAGAATTAGTTAACTTTAATACTAAAATTTTTGATATTTCTAAAAGTAGTAAAAAAGATATTGAAAATTTTCCAATACTTTTATTTGGTATATCAACTTGGTATTATGGTGAAGCTCAATGTGATTGGGATGATTTTTTTCCTACTTTAAGAACAATAAACTTTCAAAATAAAATTGTAGCTTTATTTGGATGTGGTGATCAAGAAGATTATGGAGATTATTTTTGTGATGCAATTAGTTTAATTTATAAAATTATTAAAAAAAATAAAGCAAAAATAATAGGATATTGGCCTACTTTAGGCTATTATTTTGAAAATACTAAAAGTTTAAAAAATAAAGATTTTTTTTTAGGATTAACTATAGATGAAGATAGACAATCTCATTTAACTTCCTTGCGTATTAAACAATGGACTAAACAAATATCTAAAAAATTTTAA